Proteins from a genomic interval of Cyanobacterium sp. T60_A2020_053:
- a CDS encoding TerD family protein, translated as MGISLQKGQRISLKKEAPKLERLMCGLGWDVAEKKGGFLGSLLGGGSNFDLDASVICCGKNRKSANPQRDIIYFGNLRHYSDAILHMGDNLTGEGDGDDEEIIINLKQVPQDIDKLIIVVNIYNAFSRQQDFSQVKNAFIRLVDLVNKKEIARYTLSGSQYQNQTGMIMADFIRNGDDWEMGAKGEGVRVEDLGALVKFCV; from the coding sequence ATGGGTATTAGTTTACAAAAAGGACAAAGAATTTCTCTCAAAAAAGAAGCTCCTAAGTTAGAGCGTTTGATGTGTGGTTTAGGTTGGGATGTGGCTGAAAAAAAAGGGGGTTTTCTTGGCAGTTTACTAGGAGGGGGCTCTAATTTTGACCTTGATGCTTCGGTTATTTGCTGTGGCAAAAATCGCAAATCGGCAAATCCTCAAAGAGACATAATCTATTTTGGTAATTTACGTCATTATTCTGATGCTATTCTGCACATGGGAGATAATTTGACAGGAGAAGGAGACGGCGACGATGAGGAAATTATTATCAATTTGAAGCAAGTACCTCAAGATATTGATAAGTTAATAATTGTGGTGAATATTTATAATGCTTTTAGCCGTCAGCAAGATTTTTCTCAGGTGAAAAATGCTTTTATTCGCTTGGTGGATTTAGTTAATAAAAAAGAAATTGCCCGTTATACCCTATCTGGTAGCCAATATCAAAATCAAACGGGCATGATTATGGCTGATTTTATTCGTAACGGTGATGATTGGGAGATGGGCGCTAAGGGTGAAGGTGTCAGAGTTGAAGATTTGGGCGCTTTAGTTAAATTTTGCGTTTAA
- a CDS encoding DUF1830 domain-containing protein, producing the protein MAQILDSIPNDDNNKIMCCYVNATSQIQVARITNINNWYFERVVFPGQRLLFEALPQAQLEVHSGMMASSILSDTIPCTSLSLIDDQEEKKAFNEELELISA; encoded by the coding sequence ATGGCTCAGATACTAGACTCCATCCCTAACGATGATAACAATAAGATCATGTGCTGTTATGTTAATGCCACCAGTCAAATTCAGGTGGCAAGAATCACTAATATTAATAATTGGTATTTTGAAAGAGTGGTATTTCCCGGACAAAGATTATTGTTTGAAGCCTTACCCCAAGCACAATTAGAGGTACATTCGGGTATGATGGCAAGTTCTATTCTTTCTGATACCATACCTTGTACCAGTTTATCTTTAATTGATGATCAAGAGGAAAAAAAAGCCTTTAATGAAGAATTGGAGTTGATTTCCGCTTAA
- a CDS encoding peroxiredoxin: MSIKVGQKAPDFTATAVIEQDFHTIKLSNYSDKYVVLFFYPLDFTFVCPTEIIAFSDRYEEFSALNTEILGVSVDSEFAHLAWIQTERKQGGIGEINYPLISDLRKEICTTYGVLETEAGIALRGLFIIDPDGTIQYMTVNNFSFGRSVDETLRVLKAIQYVQSHQDEVCPIDWQEGDKTMVNDPVRSKSYFAGDTED, from the coding sequence ATGAGTATTAAAGTAGGACAAAAAGCACCCGATTTTACGGCAACAGCCGTAATTGAGCAGGATTTTCACACGATCAAGTTATCGAATTATAGTGATAAATATGTGGTGCTGTTTTTTTATCCTCTTGATTTTACTTTTGTTTGCCCTACCGAAATTATCGCTTTTAGTGATCGTTATGAAGAATTTAGCGCCCTCAACACTGAGATTTTAGGGGTATCGGTGGATAGTGAGTTTGCTCATTTGGCTTGGATACAAACGGAAAGGAAACAAGGGGGCATCGGTGAGATTAATTATCCCTTAATTTCTGATTTACGCAAGGAAATTTGTACTACTTACGGAGTTTTGGAAACTGAAGCAGGAATTGCTTTAAGGGGTTTATTTATTATTGATCCTGATGGTACTATTCAATATATGACGGTCAATAATTTTTCTTTTGGTCGTAGTGTGGATGAAACTTTGCGAGTTCTTAAAGCGATTCAGTATGTGCAATCTCACCAAGATGAAGTCTGCCCCATCGATTGGCAAGAAGGCGATAAAACTATGGTAAATGATCCCGTGCGCTCTAAGTCTTATTTTGCCGGTGATACGGAAGATTAA
- a CDS encoding EAL domain-containing protein, with product MSSSHLKINHVLVVDESGVQRSIMLESSIYSVGRHSDSSVKLNSPAVSRNHATLIRSDINENQCAYILIDGDLQGNRSQNGILVNGKKTIRRQLENGDVILFGSDEIRGIYQIEIDTNHKKDEPEKDDNWRVDGSYRFNIPREELQNTLIISEQNLSGNLQEGEMKRLASFPELSPQPIIELDYSGAITYMNPSAHLCFGDLLPTVENPIHPLIANLAIPKDTQNSQLVVREIQIKDQFFEQYIHYLSKYNVIRSYIFDITERKNSEVKLKYQAFHDSLTGIGNRDYFYWQLHKLLLDVEENKDKLSVLFIDIDRFKNVNDTLNHTTGDRLLESFAYRLLSILPSNCCLARWGGDEFTVAIQDTVVHNVNHVIELIMGSLKEPFLIDNYTIYVTCSIGAAIYPQDGQSLEQLIRNADIALSRAKQMGKNNSQYYTNDLSQQQMFLFELENSLYDAIAQNELYLNYQPKLDLQTNQIISVEALVRWNHPSLGVVSPSKFIPLAEETGLIIPIGEWVLECACRQTRQWLDMGFNLHSIAVNVSVKQFKQDNFVERVKEIITSTGLKPELLELEVTESLLMQDSEKTAKVIKKLTEYGVKFSLDDFGTGYSSLSYLKKFPFHTIKIDQSFVRDLTVNQQDQALIDAVITLGKGYNMKVIAEGVENEAQLKILRDFQCNIIQGQWLSMPMGADDCTAFMRSYPQRY from the coding sequence ATGAGTAGTAGTCACCTCAAGATTAATCATGTGCTAGTAGTGGATGAGTCTGGTGTACAGAGATCAATTATGCTAGAGTCTAGTATTTATTCTGTGGGCAGACATTCTGATAGTAGTGTTAAGCTAAATTCTCCAGCCGTTTCGAGGAATCATGCTACTTTAATTCGCAGCGACATTAATGAAAATCAATGCGCTTACATTCTCATTGATGGGGATTTACAAGGTAATCGTAGTCAAAATGGTATTTTAGTTAATGGCAAAAAAACTATTCGTCGTCAGTTAGAAAATGGCGATGTAATTTTATTTGGTAGTGATGAGATTAGGGGAATTTATCAAATTGAAATTGACACTAATCACAAAAAAGACGAACCAGAAAAGGATGATAATTGGCGAGTTGATGGTAGCTATCGTTTTAATATTCCTAGGGAAGAGTTACAAAATACTTTAATCATTTCTGAACAAAATTTGAGTGGTAATTTGCAGGAGGGCGAGATGAAAAGATTAGCTTCTTTTCCTGAGTTGTCTCCTCAGCCGATTATTGAGCTTGATTATAGCGGTGCGATAACTTATATGAATCCCAGCGCCCACCTCTGTTTTGGGGATTTGTTGCCTACGGTAGAAAATCCCATTCATCCTCTCATTGCTAATTTAGCCATTCCAAAGGATACCCAAAATAGTCAATTAGTAGTTAGGGAAATTCAAATTAAGGATCAGTTTTTTGAACAATATATTCACTATCTTTCTAAATATAATGTTATTCGCAGTTATATTTTTGATATTACCGAGCGGAAAAACTCTGAAGTTAAACTAAAATATCAGGCATTTCATGATTCTTTAACGGGTATCGGTAATCGAGATTATTTTTATTGGCAACTACACAAATTATTATTGGATGTGGAGGAAAATAAAGATAAGTTGTCGGTATTATTTATCGATATTGATCGTTTTAAAAATGTTAATGATACTCTAAACCATACTACAGGGGATAGGTTACTAGAAAGTTTTGCTTATCGTTTGTTGTCAATTTTACCTAGTAATTGCTGTTTGGCTCGGTGGGGGGGAGATGAATTTACGGTGGCAATCCAAGATACGGTTGTCCATAATGTCAATCATGTTATTGAATTAATTATGGGCAGTTTAAAAGAGCCATTCCTCATTGATAATTACACTATCTATGTTACTTGTAGTATTGGGGCAGCCATTTATCCCCAAGATGGGCAAAGTTTAGAGCAATTAATTCGTAATGCTGATATTGCTTTGTCTCGCGCCAAGCAAATGGGCAAAAATAACTCTCAATACTATACCAATGATTTAAGTCAACAACAAATGTTTTTATTTGAGTTGGAAAATAGTTTATATGATGCCATTGCTCAAAATGAGTTATATCTTAATTATCAACCTAAGTTGGATTTACAAACTAACCAGATTATTAGTGTGGAGGCGCTGGTGCGCTGGAATCATCCTTCTTTAGGAGTAGTATCTCCCAGCAAGTTTATCCCCTTGGCTGAGGAAACGGGCTTAATCATACCTATCGGTGAATGGGTGTTGGAGTGCGCTTGTCGTCAAACTAGGCAATGGTTAGATATGGGTTTTAATTTACATTCTATTGCCGTTAATGTATCGGTAAAACAGTTTAAACAGGATAATTTTGTGGAGAGAGTCAAGGAAATTATTACTTCTACTGGTTTGAAACCCGAACTTTTGGAGTTGGAAGTAACGGAGAGTTTGTTAATGCAGGATAGCGAAAAAACAGCGAAAGTCATTAAGAAATTGACGGAATATGGCGTTAAATTCTCTTTGGATGATTTTGGCACCGGTTATTCTTCCCTTAGTTATCTCAAAAAATTTCCCTTTCATACCATCAAAATTGATCAGTCTTTTGTCCGAGATTTGACGGTAAATCAACAAGATCAGGCTTTAATTGATGCGGTAATTACTCTCGGTAAGGGTTATAACATGAAGGTGATTGCTGAGGGAGTGGAAAATGAGGCTCAGTTAAAAATTTTACGGGATTTTCAATGTAATATCATTCAAGGGCAATGGTTAAGTATGCCCATGGGCGCTGATGATTGCACTGCTTTTATGAGAAGTTATCCTCAACGTTATTGA
- the thiO gene encoding glycine oxidase ThiO has protein sequence MVTKEVIVIGGGIIGLACALELKLRGKDVTVISGNFKQAATHAAAGMLAPSAEGLTGVMLELGQQSLALYPQWIDKLQHLGAKEVDYNPCGIIAPVYSNSSTSSSGQWLDRASLDYYQPGLGHEVVGAWWYPQEGQVNPRLLGQALLELNGALGVELLEGVKVSALHRHHHTVTSILTNQGKMFADTYILAGGAWSGQLLPLPVRPIKGQMLSLKMPSSHPLHRVIFGENTYLVPKCDGRLIVGATVEDVGWQKGVTGAGINILLQRAIKLYPPLADWNLQEIWYGYRPGTPDEMPILGYGDSDNLILATGHHRNGILLAPVTAQLISNLIDGKNDHLITPFSYQRFLSSKPQITASIAPKIMTYPLPMTPPQSALNGSTTSNTDPLIIAGRRFSSRLMTGTGKYPSREAMQQSVIASGCEIVTVAIRRVQNNAPGHEGLAEALDWTKIWMLPNTAGCTNAEEAVRVARLGREMAKLLGQEDNNFVKLEVIPDSKYLLPDPIGTLQAAEQLVKEGFAVLPYVNADPLLCKRLEEVGCATVMPLGSPIGSGQGIQNTANIKIIIEQSQVPVVIDAGIGCPSEATFGMEMGADALLINSAIAMAQNPVQMAKAMGMATEAGRLAYQAGRIPIKTYANASSPLSGLVR, from the coding sequence ATGGTCACAAAGGAAGTTATTGTTATCGGGGGCGGTATTATCGGTTTGGCGTGCGCCCTCGAACTAAAATTAAGGGGTAAAGATGTCACGGTAATCAGTGGTAATTTTAAACAAGCCGCTACCCATGCTGCCGCTGGAATGTTAGCGCCCTCCGCCGAGGGTTTAACGGGGGTAATGTTAGAATTAGGGCAGCAATCCCTTGCTTTATATCCGCAATGGATCGATAAATTACAACATCTAGGGGCAAAAGAGGTGGATTATAACCCCTGTGGTATTATCGCCCCTGTTTACTCTAATTCTTCTACTTCTTCCTCTGGGCAATGGTTAGATCGTGCGAGTTTAGACTATTATCAACCCGGATTAGGTCACGAGGTGGTGGGTGCTTGGTGGTATCCTCAAGAAGGACAAGTTAACCCCCGTCTTTTGGGTCAAGCCTTATTGGAATTAAATGGAGCTTTGGGAGTAGAATTATTAGAAGGAGTAAAAGTCAGCGCCCTTCACCGTCACCATCACACTGTTACTTCTATCCTCACCAATCAAGGTAAAATGTTCGCTGATACTTATATATTAGCTGGAGGTGCTTGGTCTGGGCAACTGTTACCCTTACCTGTGCGCCCCATCAAAGGGCAAATGTTAAGTTTAAAAATGCCTTCTTCTCATCCTCTCCATCGAGTGATTTTTGGTGAAAATACTTATCTCGTGCCGAAGTGTGACGGGCGCTTGATTGTGGGTGCAACGGTGGAAGACGTAGGTTGGCAAAAAGGGGTGACGGGCGCTGGAATTAATATCCTTTTACAACGTGCCATCAAATTATATCCCCCCCTCGCTGATTGGAATTTACAAGAGATTTGGTATGGCTACCGCCCCGGCACTCCTGACGAAATGCCTATCTTAGGTTATGGTGACAGCGATAATTTAATTTTAGCCACTGGTCATCATCGTAACGGGATTCTTCTCGCGCCCGTCACCGCCCAATTAATCAGTAATTTAATTGATGGTAAAAATGACCATCTCATTACCCCTTTTAGTTACCAACGTTTTCTTTCTTCTAAGCCGCAAATTACAGCTAGTATAGCCCCCAAAATTATGACTTATCCCCTGCCCATGACCCCCCCTCAAAGCGCCCTCAACGGTTCAACAACTAGCAATACAGACCCTTTAATTATTGCCGGTCGCCGTTTTAGCTCTCGCTTAATGACAGGAACAGGGAAATATCCTAGTAGAGAAGCTATGCAACAAAGTGTTATTGCCAGTGGTTGCGAAATCGTCACGGTGGCAATCAGAAGGGTACAAAATAACGCGCCCGGTCATGAAGGATTAGCGGAAGCGCTAGACTGGACTAAAATTTGGATGTTACCCAATACTGCAGGATGCACTAACGCTGAGGAAGCCGTTAGAGTTGCCCGTCTCGGTCGAGAAATGGCAAAGTTATTGGGTCAAGAAGACAATAATTTTGTTAAATTAGAGGTAATTCCTGATAGTAAATATTTACTACCTGATCCCATTGGGACGTTACAGGCGGCGGAGCAGTTGGTCAAGGAAGGGTTTGCCGTGTTACCTTATGTGAATGCTGATCCTCTACTGTGTAAACGTTTGGAAGAGGTGGGGTGCGCTACGGTAATGCCTCTTGGTTCGCCCATCGGTTCGGGGCAGGGTATCCAAAATACTGCTAACATTAAAATTATCATTGAACAGTCTCAAGTGCCAGTAGTTATCGATGCTGGTATTGGTTGCCCATCGGAAGCTACTTTTGGTATGGAGATGGGCGCTGATGCTTTATTGATTAATAGTGCCATTGCTATGGCACAAAATCCCGTACAAATGGCAAAAGCTATGGGCATGGCAACGGAAGCCGGGCGCTTGGCTTATCAAGCTGGGCGTATTCCCATTAAAACCTATGCTAATGCTAGTTCTCCTCTAAGTGGTCTTGTGAGGTGA
- a CDS encoding EAL domain-containing protein: protein MNGDNTRTIINNNLKGLTHVLVIEDERSRQTIVLDEGKYSVGRDPRNTIPISSKKVSRFHATVLKRTDTKNSTFSYWLLDGDLQGNRSTNGIFINDERCLVKELKHEDTIKFGLEIKATYYVVSNVADLMLLQSGDFTPSAPPSTTIETGSESIDWKQTFVMPEGKLETSEQIPSNAQSEEMSKLASFPELSPNPIIELSWEGVITYLNPSATTKFPELQVGQSKDDHPLLVGLVKNTKNHGSNTNLFVREISIKNQVFEQYIHYLSEQKLIRCYVFDFTKRKVIEAQLKDSEQRYKTVLNQTREGIFLVDASNKKVLEVNNAFCDLLGYNLEEIYSLNLYDLLSLEQQEIDVKIKSIISRKTTQWKEEQRASFLKKDGSLIEVECNSSLITYGDQKIISFSLSPLGRQIDQSTVIQEQGLYDLETGLPNRHLFMEQLNTAIANSTRTQGLLCVIFIELALQTNSTEAVSYRLKTSIIDGFSKRLRASLRSGDTVARWQDNQFVCLLPIVKTVKDIGKVRNRVVEALKPPFFIDNQKIYVRTNIGIAIYGEESNQSNTILNHAQTAMLKSKETGAGSYQFYDIKVQQEIDRLLRLEKLLYHALDKQEFSLYYQPRVNIKTKQIKGVEALLRWSHPELGEVKPSQFIPLAEETGLIVPIGEWVLETACFQHKVWQKNNVTNQPIHVNISIQQFQQPNFASVVSNILDKTKLQPEFLELEITEKIITADVDLAVKTLTELNQLGVKICLDDFGVGMSAVGYLKQFKFHTMKIDNVVVQNLHHKSEDLPMIGAIIAIGKSFHLDVVAEGIENQAQLDLLCELGCDEIQGNLFTQPLPMEDATNFLANPTYNFT, encoded by the coding sequence ATGAATGGCGATAATACCAGAACGATCATAAATAACAACTTGAAAGGTTTAACCCATGTTTTAGTCATTGAAGATGAAAGGTCTCGTCAAACCATTGTACTAGACGAGGGGAAATATTCTGTAGGCAGAGACCCTCGCAATACAATTCCTATTAGTTCTAAAAAAGTCTCTCGTTTTCACGCCACTGTTTTAAAACGTACGGACACTAAAAATAGTACCTTTTCTTATTGGTTGTTAGATGGTGATTTGCAGGGAAATCGTAGCACCAATGGCATTTTTATCAATGATGAGAGATGCTTAGTTAAAGAGCTAAAACATGAGGATACCATTAAGTTTGGTCTGGAAATCAAAGCCACTTATTATGTCGTCTCAAATGTGGCTGATTTAATGCTATTGCAGTCAGGAGATTTTACGCCCTCAGCGCCCCCCAGCACCACCATAGAGACAGGTAGTGAGTCCATAGATTGGAAACAAACCTTTGTGATGCCAGAAGGGAAATTAGAAACCTCAGAGCAAATTCCCAGCAATGCCCAAAGTGAGGAAATGAGCAAATTAGCATCATTTCCAGAGTTAAGCCCTAACCCCATTATTGAGTTAAGTTGGGAAGGGGTGATTACTTATTTGAATCCTTCAGCGACCACTAAATTTCCAGAATTACAAGTTGGTCAATCAAAAGATGATCATCCTCTGTTAGTAGGATTGGTCAAAAATACTAAAAATCATGGTAGTAATACTAATCTTTTTGTTAGAGAAATAAGTATTAAAAATCAAGTTTTTGAGCAATATATTCATTATTTATCTGAGCAGAAATTAATCCGTTGTTATGTATTTGATTTTACTAAAAGAAAAGTAATTGAAGCCCAATTAAAAGATAGTGAGCAAAGATATAAAACAGTTTTAAACCAAACCAGAGAAGGAATATTTTTAGTAGATGCCAGTAATAAAAAAGTCTTGGAAGTTAATAACGCTTTTTGTGATCTATTAGGTTATAACTTAGAAGAAATTTATTCTCTAAATCTTTATGATTTATTGTCTTTAGAGCAACAGGAAATTGATGTAAAAATTAAGAGTATTATTAGCAGGAAAACTACTCAGTGGAAAGAAGAACAAAGAGCAAGTTTTCTCAAAAAAGATGGTAGTTTAATTGAGGTAGAATGTAATTCTTCTTTGATTACTTATGGTGATCAAAAAATTATTTCCTTCAGTTTAAGCCCTCTCGGTAGGCAAATTGATCAATCCACAGTAATTCAAGAGCAAGGATTATATGATTTAGAAACAGGATTACCCAATCGTCATTTGTTTATGGAGCAATTAAACACGGCTATAGCTAATAGTACTCGTACTCAGGGTTTATTGTGTGTGATTTTTATTGAGTTGGCATTACAAACAAATTCCACGGAAGCGGTTTCCTATCGTCTCAAAACCAGTATTATTGATGGTTTTTCTAAACGTTTGCGCGCTTCTTTACGTTCGGGGGATACTGTGGCAAGATGGCAAGATAATCAATTTGTTTGTCTTCTCCCCATTGTTAAAACCGTTAAGGATATAGGCAAAGTGCGTAATCGAGTGGTAGAGGCACTGAAACCACCATTTTTTATTGATAATCAAAAAATTTACGTTAGAACTAATATTGGTATTGCTATCTATGGAGAAGAAAGTAATCAATCTAACACCATTCTTAATCATGCCCAAACTGCTATGTTGAAAAGTAAGGAGACGGGCGCTGGTAGCTATCAATTCTATGATATTAAGGTACAACAGGAAATTGATCGTCTCTTAAGATTAGAAAAATTGCTATATCATGCCCTAGATAAACAGGAATTTTCCCTATACTATCAACCCAGAGTAAATATTAAAACCAAACAAATCAAAGGAGTAGAAGCTCTGTTAAGATGGTCTCATCCTGAATTAGGAGAAGTTAAACCTTCTCAGTTTATTCCTTTAGCCGAAGAAACAGGGTTAATTGTGCCTATTGGTGAATGGGTATTGGAAACCGCTTGTTTTCAGCATAAAGTGTGGCAAAAAAATAATGTGACTAACCAGCCTATTCACGTTAATATTTCAATACAACAGTTTCAGCAACCTAATTTTGCCAGTGTCGTGTCAAATATTTTAGACAAAACTAAATTACAGCCTGAATTTTTAGAGTTGGAAATTACCGAAAAAATTATTACTGCTGATGTGGATTTGGCGGTAAAAACTTTGACAGAGTTGAATCAGTTGGGGGTAAAAATTTGTCTTGATGATTTTGGTGTGGGAATGTCGGCGGTGGGTTATTTAAAACAGTTTAAATTTCACACTATGAAAATTGATAACGTGGTAGTACAAAATTTACACCACAAATCAGAAGATTTACCCATGATTGGGGCAATTATTGCCATTGGCAAGAGTTTTCACTTAGACGTGGTAGCAGAAGGTATTGAAAATCAAGCTCAATTAGATTTACTATGTGAGTTAGGATGTGATGAAATACAGGGTAATTTATTTACTCAACCGCTACCGATGGAGGATGCTACTAATTTTTTGGCAAATCCTACTTATAATTTTACTTAA
- a CDS encoding zf-HC2 domain-containing protein — protein MSNHPYPTDKCTFELLSAYLDGEVTPHQRQEVQDLLDNDPEIQLLYRRLLNLRQEINNLPIPQPEYTPRQISQGVFAKIDQQRKQRQRFLLGGGALVVATVATISGLLGGNRQWWQMAQDSPSDDGNLVIALNEPLIDLPVVEESLNISLDQPLLDLN, from the coding sequence ATGTCTAATCACCCCTATCCCACTGATAAATGTACTTTTGAACTTCTCAGCGCCTATTTGGATGGGGAAGTAACTCCCCATCAACGGCAGGAAGTACAGGATTTATTGGATAATGATCCAGAAATTCAATTACTTTATCGCCGTTTGCTCAATTTACGTCAAGAAATTAATAATTTACCCATTCCGCAACCTGAATATACCCCTCGCCAAATTTCTCAAGGGGTTTTCGCCAAAATCGATCAACAAAGAAAACAACGCCAACGTTTTTTGTTGGGGGGAGGGGCGCTGGTGGTGGCAACAGTTGCCACCATTAGCGGTTTATTAGGTGGTAACCGCCAATGGTGGCAAATGGCACAGGATTCCCCATCCGATGACGGGAATTTAGTTATTGCCCTCAATGAGCCTTTAATCGATTTACCTGTGGTAGAGGAATCTTTAAATATTTCTCTCGATCAACCTCTTTTAGACCTTAATTAG
- a CDS encoding sigma-70 family RNA polymerase sigma factor encodes MVSSISLSWCSLSIAIPRSRVKIDQLSNTDLIVRCQEGSQPDRIAFAELVNRYQSYVDKILYNLAPDWQEDRADLAQEVWIRVYKNIKRLQEPVKFKGWLSRITTNLFYDQLRKKKRHLPPLSMDASISANEDMKWDIPSDLPLPEDNLSTSEFYDLLHQAIASLPEAFRTTIILREIQGLSYEEIADITKVSLGTVKSRIARARNRLQILLKPYLETHN; translated from the coding sequence ATGGTATCCTCGATTTCGTTATCATGGTGTAGTTTATCCATTGCTATACCAAGATCAAGAGTGAAAATTGACCAACTCTCCAACACTGATTTAATTGTGCGCTGTCAAGAGGGAAGCCAACCTGATCGCATCGCTTTTGCCGAATTGGTAAATCGCTATCAATCCTATGTTGATAAAATACTATATAATCTAGCGCCCGACTGGCAGGAAGACCGCGCAGACTTAGCCCAAGAGGTATGGATTAGGGTTTATAAAAATATTAAACGATTGCAAGAACCTGTTAAATTTAAAGGCTGGTTAAGTCGTATCACTACTAACTTATTCTATGACCAACTACGCAAAAAAAAGCGTCATTTACCACCTCTTTCTATGGATGCCTCTATTTCTGCTAATGAGGATATGAAATGGGATATTCCTTCTGATTTACCTTTACCTGAAGATAATTTAAGTACCTCAGAATTTTACGACCTTTTACATCAAGCCATCGCATCCTTGCCAGAAGCCTTCCGCACTACCATTATTCTTCGGGAAATTCAGGGTTTGAGTTACGAAGAAATTGCCGACATTACCAAAGTTTCTTTAGGTACGGTAAAATCAAGAATAGCTAGAGCGAGAAATCGGTTACAAATTTTACTAAAACCCTATTTAGAAACTCACAATTAA